In a single window of the Gammaproteobacteria bacterium genome:
- a CDS encoding glycosyltransferase family 4 protein — protein MKILLLAKYDQAGASSRYRTLQYLSYLQSQGIEVVVNSLLDAKYINYIFSNKKPSFLYYVKAYFKRAYLLTFQKKKYDLCWIEGELFPYLPFGLENFFLPKKYIAEYDDAIFHNYNLHRIKLIRACLGKKISKVMKYSHHVIVGNEYVKAYALTEKVANITILPTVVDANIYKPNKSTTRLPDSKIIIGWLGSPTTVKYLNIIKSALLAVAKKTNVKLCVIGGEYEVEGIETESFHWPSNWSESEEIALLNQIDIGIMPLIESPWEKGKCGFKLIKYMACAKPVIASPVSMNCEIVEHGINGYLAETLADWELYLLKLIENAQERKQFGEAGRMRMIKKYSLQATSPTLHHILANT, from the coding sequence ATGAAGATATTACTGTTAGCGAAATATGATCAGGCGGGTGCAAGCTCACGCTATCGCACTCTTCAATACTTATCTTATTTACAGTCTCAAGGCATTGAAGTTGTGGTTAATTCGCTTCTTGATGCTAAATATATAAATTATATTTTTTCAAATAAAAAACCTTCGTTTCTTTATTATGTGAAAGCTTATTTTAAAAGAGCTTATCTACTCACTTTTCAAAAGAAAAAATATGATTTATGTTGGATTGAAGGAGAGCTTTTTCCCTATTTACCATTTGGCCTCGAGAATTTTTTTTTACCAAAGAAATATATCGCTGAATATGATGATGCTATCTTTCACAATTATAATTTGCATCGCATTAAATTAATTAGAGCTTGTTTAGGAAAAAAAATTTCCAAAGTTATGAAATATAGTCATCATGTTATTGTTGGAAATGAATATGTTAAAGCCTACGCATTAACAGAAAAAGTTGCAAATATTACTATTTTGCCTACAGTTGTCGATGCTAATATTTATAAACCAAATAAGTCTACGACGCGTTTACCCGATTCTAAAATTATTATTGGATGGTTAGGTTCTCCAACAACCGTTAAGTATCTTAATATCATCAAGTCCGCACTCCTTGCCGTTGCAAAAAAAACTAATGTTAAGCTTTGTGTCATTGGAGGGGAGTATGAAGTGGAGGGCATTGAAACTGAATCATTTCACTGGCCGTCGAATTGGTCTGAATCGGAAGAAATTGCTCTACTTAATCAAATTGACATTGGCATAATGCCCCTCATTGAATCTCCTTGGGAAAAGGGTAAATGTGGTTTTAAACTTATTAAATACATGGCTTGCGCCAAACCCGTGATTGCATCGCCTGTTAGTATGAATTGTGAAATTGTTGAGCATGGCATTAATGGGTATTTAGCTGAAACATTGGCAGACTGGGAGTTATATTTACTTAAGCTTATTGAAAATGCGCAAGAAAGAAAACAATTTGGAGAGGCGGGAAGAATGCGCATGATTAAGAAATATAGTTTACAAGCGACTTCGCCTACTTTGCATCATATTCTAGCTAACACTTAA